GTCCCAAAGCGGCTGCTAGGGAGGAGCCAACCATACCCGCTCCCACAATTAGTACGTCGTATTCCAGTTCTTGGTGACCGTTTTTTTGGTTCATAGCGTTCCTAGCAACCTCAGAATAAGAAAAAAATTGACGAAAGTTTGGGGATACTCCTGTTACTAATGGTTGAGTGCGTTTGGAATTTGACAAAAATAGATATGATTAGGGACTATCGATTGAGAAATCCCCCAGCTGGATGGCCCCGTTTTCCTCGCCGCATCCGGCGACCGCGATCGCTACGGCGACCTCCGTTTCTCCCAAACAACTGACGATTGGGAACATGCTCCGGCTGGGAATTATCCAAATAATCTCGAACGGCGGCTTCGGGATCGGTTTTTGCTGTGGCGATTGGCTGAATTCCCCGACTTTGCAGGTGGCGTTGCAATCCCCAACCAAAGTTGCGAGCAAGTAACGCTTGGATGCCGTCGAGGGGGTGGTTGGCTTGGGGAGACGTTTCGTGGAAAGATTGTTGGGGAGATAGTTCTAAAAACTGTTGGTCGCGAATTTCTCCGTTCTCGCACTCGTAAACCCAAAACCGGCGGCAATGTCCGGTATGCGCGGTAATTTGATGTTGGTTTTGGCTGGCAACGGCAATTTTCATGATTTCCCTCCTAGGTGAGGAAAGTTTGCAAGTGGCACCAGTACGGATACAGTAGGCGAGACGATTTCTCTAGGAAAGCCGCAGCACGGAGAGTGCCACAATGGGGAAGCAGCCTGGGTTGTCATTTTGCAAGCAGGAAGGTGAAATTGCGTCTCACGTACTGGCTGTACTCGCTGCCACT
The Geitlerinema sp. PCC 9228 DNA segment above includes these coding regions:
- a CDS encoding NifB/NifX family molybdenum-iron cluster-binding protein, which encodes MKIAVASQNQHQITAHTGHCRRFWVYECENGEIRDQQFLELSPQQSFHETSPQANHPLDGIQALLARNFGWGLQRHLQSRGIQPIATAKTDPEAAVRDYLDNSQPEHVPNRQLFGRNGGRRSDRGRRMRRGKRGHPAGGFLNR